A genomic stretch from Marinimicrobium sp. C6131 includes:
- a CDS encoding DUF971 domain-containing protein has protein sequence MTPDKILLHKKSRQLELTYGDQNYRLDAEYLRVHSPSAEVRGHHGQGGQLPFGKKQVAITHIEAAGNYALHIVFDDGHDSGIYTWDYLHDLCVNKETHWQKYLDDLHQQGKSRDPDTQIVRLM, from the coding sequence ATGACGCCCGACAAAATCCTGCTCCACAAAAAATCCCGCCAGTTGGAACTCACCTACGGCGACCAAAACTACCGCCTGGACGCCGAATACCTGCGCGTTCACTCCCCCAGCGCCGAAGTGCGCGGCCATCACGGTCAGGGCGGGCAACTCCCGTTCGGCAAAAAACAGGTCGCCATTACCCACATCGAAGCGGCCGGTAACTACGCCCTGCACATCGTTTTCGACGACGGCCACGATTCCGGCATCTACACTTGGGATTATCTGCACGATTTGTGTGTCAATAAAGAAACCCATTGGCAGAAATACCTGGACGATTTACACCAACAGGGTAAATCCCGGGATCCCGACACACAGATCGTTCGACTTATGTGA
- a CDS encoding DUF4136 domain-containing protein, translating into MTRLTKLPFILFILAAITACAGPKVSQDYNEDTEFDPGWGRYEWRGGTSQIDGVPHSRLQRITEQAMVQRGYRLDPDNPQFYVSVSGTTRAAIGGGKSVGISIGLPVGNRGSIGLGGSKSLEDRKQEGVIIVDITNAESNELVWRGSAEGIPLRDFDLSREPQLRNVIDRLLAQFPPE; encoded by the coding sequence ATGACTCGCTTGACGAAACTACCTTTCATACTTTTCATCCTAGCGGCCATCACCGCCTGCGCCGGTCCCAAGGTCTCACAGGACTACAACGAAGACACCGAATTTGATCCCGGCTGGGGCCGCTATGAATGGCGCGGTGGAACGTCGCAGATCGACGGTGTGCCGCACAGCCGGTTGCAACGCATCACCGAGCAGGCGATGGTGCAACGCGGCTACCGGCTTGATCCCGACAACCCCCAGTTTTATGTCAGCGTCAGCGGCACCACGCGGGCCGCGATTGGTGGCGGCAAGTCGGTGGGGATCTCTATCGGACTGCCCGTGGGTAATCGAGGCAGTATCGGGCTTGGGGGCAGCAAGAGTCTGGAGGACCGCAAGCAGGAGGGGGTGATTATCGTGGATATCACGAACGCCGAGAGCAATGAGTTGGTGTGGCGGGGCAGTGCCGAAGGTATCCCGTTGCGGGATTTTGATTTGTCGCGAGAACCACAGTTACGCAACGTCATTGATCGGTTGTTGGCGCAGTTTCCACCGGAATAA
- the msbA gene encoding lipid A export permease/ATP-binding protein MsbA: protein MSDKGTPLSHDLQSRDTLRQTDTASLKVYLRLLAYIKPYWVLFAISVFGFVIYSASQPAMAQFMEYLLDFIGDANRGAAYLPALIIMGIVLVRSIGAFLGNYFISQVSFRVVHTLRLNLFNHMAHLPGEYFDRHSSGHLMSVITYNVNGVTTAATDALKTLIREGATVLALMGYLFYKDWLLTLLLLLVAPVIGALVGYVGKRLRRLSAQVQHSMGDITQVSSEMIHGYRVMRSFGGEAYEKRRFNQASWRNYVQNMKIVFTSSLNTPILQMLVALSMGLLLFVALTVMELDDPGAFVAYFIAAGMVLKPLRQLSEVVPTIQKGVAAADSIFQLLDEPAETDTGDYTVKRAQGAVRFEDVSFRYDSSDDWVLKHINLDVKPGEVIALVGRSGSGKSTLVSLLTRFYDPGEGRILLDGHPLEDYRLDNLREQVALVNQNVVLFNDSVSGNIAYGALAATDPEKVREAAKAAHAHEFIEQLPQGYDTLIGESGARLSGGQRQRLAIARAILKDAPILILDEATSALDTESERHIQAALEQVMKNRTTFVVAHRLSTIERADRIVVMGEGRILEVGSHRELLAAGGQYARLHSMQFRDEL, encoded by the coding sequence ATGAGCGATAAAGGCACGCCGCTCTCTCACGACCTTCAATCCAGAGACACGCTGCGGCAGACCGATACCGCTTCCCTCAAGGTATATCTTCGGTTACTGGCCTATATCAAACCCTATTGGGTGTTATTTGCCATCAGTGTCTTTGGCTTTGTGATCTACTCAGCCTCCCAGCCGGCCATGGCCCAGTTCATGGAGTACCTGCTGGACTTTATCGGGGATGCCAATCGCGGTGCCGCGTACCTGCCCGCCCTGATCATCATGGGGATTGTCCTGGTGCGCAGTATCGGTGCATTCCTGGGCAATTATTTCATATCTCAAGTGTCCTTCCGGGTCGTGCATACGCTACGCCTGAATCTGTTCAACCACATGGCCCACTTGCCCGGCGAGTATTTCGACCGGCACAGCTCTGGTCATTTGATGTCGGTCATCACCTATAACGTCAATGGTGTGACCACCGCCGCCACCGATGCGTTGAAAACCCTGATCCGCGAGGGCGCCACCGTGCTGGCGTTGATGGGCTATCTGTTTTACAAGGATTGGTTGCTGACCCTGCTGTTGCTGTTGGTCGCGCCGGTCATTGGGGCCCTGGTGGGTTACGTGGGCAAGCGCCTGCGTCGCCTGAGTGCCCAGGTGCAGCACAGCATGGGGGATATTACCCAGGTATCCTCTGAGATGATTCACGGTTATCGGGTCATGCGCAGCTTTGGTGGCGAGGCCTACGAAAAGCGTCGTTTCAATCAGGCCAGCTGGCGCAACTACGTGCAGAACATGAAAATCGTGTTCACCTCGTCATTGAATACCCCCATCCTTCAGATGCTGGTGGCCCTCTCCATGGGGCTGCTGCTGTTTGTCGCCCTGACCGTGATGGAGCTGGATGATCCGGGGGCGTTTGTGGCCTATTTCATTGCCGCCGGCATGGTGCTAAAACCTCTGCGTCAGTTGAGCGAAGTCGTTCCCACCATCCAGAAAGGGGTGGCCGCCGCGGACAGTATTTTTCAGTTGCTGGACGAGCCGGCGGAAACCGATACCGGTGACTACACCGTCAAGCGGGCTCAGGGGGCGGTGCGCTTTGAAGACGTCAGTTTCCGCTACGACAGCAGCGATGATTGGGTTCTGAAACACATCAATCTGGATGTGAAACCGGGCGAAGTGATCGCACTGGTGGGTCGCTCCGGCAGTGGCAAGTCGACGCTGGTGAGTTTGTTGACCCGTTTTTACGACCCGGGTGAAGGGCGCATACTGCTGGATGGTCACCCACTGGAAGACTACCGCCTGGATAACCTGCGCGAGCAGGTGGCGTTGGTCAATCAGAACGTGGTGCTATTCAACGATTCGGTCTCGGGCAATATCGCCTACGGTGCGCTGGCGGCCACTGACCCGGAGAAAGTGCGCGAGGCCGCCAAAGCGGCCCATGCTCACGAGTTTATCGAGCAGTTACCCCAAGGCTACGATACCCTCATCGGTGAGAGCGGCGCACGTCTGTCCGGCGGCCAGCGTCAGCGTCTGGCCATTGCCCGCGCCATTTTGAAGGATGCCCCCATCCTGATTCTGGATGAGGCCACTTCGGCCCTGGACACGGAATCCGAACGGCATATTCAGGCGGCGCTGGAGCAGGTGATGAAAAACCGCACCACGTTCGTGGTGGCTCACCGTTTATCGACGATCGAACGGGCGGACCGGATTGTGGTGATGGGAGAAGGCCGAATTCTGGAAGTCGGCAGCCACCGCGAACTCCTCGCCGCCGGCGGCCAATACGCCCGCCTGCACTCCATGCAGTTCCGCGACGAGTTGTAA
- a CDS encoding branched-chain amino acid transaminase, whose product MSFADRDGVIWLDGELVPWRDARVHVLTHTLHYGMGVFEGVRAYESSDRGTCIFRLKEHTDRLFRSAHIMRMDLPYSKDELNEAQKLVVRENGLHESYLRPMAFLGSEGMGLRADNLKVHVMVAAWHWPSYMSPEARDMGIKVRTSSYTRHHVNISMCKAKANGHYINSMLALREALDSGCEEALLLDNEGYVAEGSGENVFIVRDGIIYTPELTSCLDGITRNTIFQLAADCGYEVREKRITRDEVYIADEAFFTGTAAEVLPIRELDGRVIGEGRRGPVTTQLQSLYFDAVKGKLSGHTEWLAPVAD is encoded by the coding sequence ATGTCATTTGCCGATCGCGACGGCGTTATTTGGCTGGATGGCGAACTGGTGCCCTGGCGGGATGCCCGGGTTCACGTACTGACCCACACCCTGCATTACGGCATGGGCGTGTTCGAGGGCGTGCGCGCCTACGAAAGCAGCGACCGGGGCACCTGTATTTTTCGCCTGAAGGAGCACACCGACCGGCTGTTCCGTTCCGCCCATATCATGCGGATGGACCTGCCCTACAGCAAAGATGAGCTGAACGAAGCCCAGAAGCTGGTGGTACGGGAGAACGGCCTGCATGAAAGCTACCTGCGTCCCATGGCGTTTCTCGGCTCCGAGGGCATGGGGCTGCGCGCCGATAACCTGAAGGTGCATGTGATGGTCGCCGCCTGGCACTGGCCGTCCTACATGTCCCCGGAAGCGCGGGACATGGGCATCAAGGTGCGTACTTCCAGCTACACCCGTCATCACGTGAATATTTCCATGTGTAAGGCCAAAGCCAACGGCCACTACATCAACTCGATGTTGGCGCTGCGTGAAGCGCTGGACAGCGGTTGTGAAGAGGCGCTTTTGCTGGACAACGAAGGCTATGTGGCCGAGGGCAGCGGCGAGAACGTCTTTATCGTCCGCGACGGCATCATCTACACGCCGGAACTCACCTCGTGCCTGGACGGCATCACCCGCAACACCATTTTCCAATTGGCGGCGGACTGCGGTTATGAAGTGCGGGAAAAGCGCATCACCCGGGACGAGGTCTACATTGCCGATGAAGCCTTCTTTACCGGTACCGCGGCCGAGGTTCTGCCCATTCGCGAACTGGATGGTCGGGTGATTGGTGAAGGCCGTCGCGGCCCGGTCACCACCCAACTGCAGTCGCTCTACTTCGATGCAGTCAAAGGTAAGCTGTCCGGTCATACCGAGTGGCTGGCACCGGTGGCTGACTGA
- the glnE gene encoding bifunctional [glutamate--ammonia ligase]-adenylyl-L-tyrosine phosphorylase/[glutamate--ammonia-ligase] adenylyltransferase yields the protein MFDPNQVPTQLHEATRKRFDDFYEVIEQRELDRPESLLPKGVSEAAFREQMNTAFAASEYLAKTATTRPELLLELVRSGALFAPLEDGSFPDLVEAVAACEDDGSLDKVLRRERHRAMVRIIWRDLNRLGSMREITDELSRFAEAAIQCTLDYHFEQLKPRWGVPTGKYSGKPQPLIVLGMGKLGARELNVSSDIDLIFAYPEAGETQGGSRSLGNQEFFTRLGQRLIKSLDAPTAEGFVFRVDMRLRPYGQSGALVSNFDAMEEYYQSQGRDWERYAMIKARPVAASGEGAKPAADELMELLRPFTYRQYIDFSVIESLRAMKGLISRQVQRRGMSEDVKLGEGGIREIEFVVQVFQLIRGGRDPRLRERQVCELLPLLEAEGYLPESSGQALLAAYEFLRNTEHAIQGYQDRQTQALPSDPDGQCRMAWVLGFESWDAFSETLAEHRARVNREFQEVIADPDADQGQEPENLQDWVSLWEGSLEGDEAVDWLTGQGFDQPERVLSVLADIRSHRQVVAMQASSRDRLDAFMPRLLAMLGEGEAVGDTLARIQPLVVSIVRRSAYLVLLVENPVALQQLVRLCAASPWIADELARFPALLDELLTPESLYAPPDKDELRDELRRELLRTAWDDLEGHMEALRYFRSAHALRVAASEVTGALPLMKVSDYLTDLAEVILEHVLELAWEQLIPRHGRPSNVRGEPEQHPNFVIVGYGKLGGIELAHGSDLDLVFIHNSDPEGKTDGEKPVDNNVFYTRLGQRIIHILNTRMPSGTLYEVDMRLRPNGDAGMLVTSLPAFEKYQQQEAWTWEHQALVRARVVAGDAGLAEAFAQVRQQVLCQPRDLEALREEVIKMRQKMREHLGTRPKPGAQGDDEKMPFHLKQDAGGIVDIEFMVQYAVLAWAESEPGLTEYTDNIRILGALEQSGRLGAEAVAQLIDAYKAYRSTGHRLALQRQEAVLEDGAPFAEERRRVTGLWRQLLESHL from the coding sequence ATGTTCGACCCAAACCAGGTCCCCACCCAACTCCACGAGGCCACCCGCAAGCGCTTTGATGATTTCTACGAGGTCATCGAGCAGAGGGAGCTGGATCGTCCGGAGTCACTCTTGCCCAAAGGGGTGTCGGAAGCGGCGTTCCGTGAACAGATGAATACCGCGTTCGCCGCCAGCGAGTACCTCGCGAAAACCGCCACGACACGACCGGAGCTGTTGTTGGAATTGGTGCGTTCCGGGGCGCTGTTTGCGCCGCTGGAGGACGGCTCCTTTCCCGATCTGGTCGAGGCGGTGGCGGCCTGTGAGGATGACGGGTCGCTGGATAAGGTGCTGCGCCGGGAGCGGCATCGGGCCATGGTGCGCATCATCTGGCGGGATCTGAATCGTCTGGGTTCGATGCGGGAGATTACCGATGAGCTGTCCCGCTTCGCCGAGGCGGCGATCCAGTGCACCCTGGATTACCATTTCGAGCAGCTCAAACCCCGTTGGGGGGTGCCCACCGGCAAGTACAGCGGCAAGCCGCAGCCGCTGATTGTGCTTGGCATGGGTAAGTTGGGGGCGCGAGAGCTGAATGTCTCCTCGGATATCGATCTGATTTTTGCCTACCCGGAGGCGGGGGAGACCCAGGGTGGGTCGCGGTCACTGGGTAATCAGGAGTTTTTCACCCGTCTGGGGCAGCGGTTGATCAAAAGTCTGGACGCGCCCACCGCCGAGGGTTTTGTGTTCCGGGTGGATATGCGCCTGCGTCCCTATGGCCAGAGCGGCGCGCTGGTGTCGAATTTCGATGCCATGGAGGAGTACTACCAGAGCCAGGGCCGGGACTGGGAGCGCTACGCCATGATCAAGGCCCGTCCGGTGGCGGCCAGCGGTGAGGGGGCCAAGCCGGCGGCGGACGAGCTGATGGAATTGCTGCGGCCTTTCACTTATCGCCAGTACATCGACTTTAGCGTGATTGAATCCCTGCGGGCCATGAAGGGGCTGATCAGCCGCCAGGTGCAGCGTCGGGGCATGAGTGAGGATGTGAAGCTCGGCGAGGGCGGCATTCGGGAAATCGAGTTCGTGGTCCAGGTGTTCCAACTGATTCGCGGTGGACGGGACCCGCGCCTGCGGGAGCGGCAGGTGTGTGAGCTGTTGCCCCTGTTGGAGGCGGAAGGGTATCTCCCGGAAAGCAGCGGACAGGCCCTGCTGGCCGCCTATGAGTTTCTGCGCAATACCGAGCATGCGATCCAGGGCTATCAGGATCGCCAGACCCAGGCTCTGCCGTCGGATCCGGACGGACAGTGCCGGATGGCCTGGGTGCTGGGCTTTGAGAGCTGGGATGCCTTTTCCGAAACCCTTGCCGAGCACCGCGCGCGGGTCAATCGCGAGTTCCAGGAGGTGATCGCCGATCCGGATGCCGATCAGGGGCAGGAGCCCGAGAACCTGCAGGACTGGGTGTCACTCTGGGAGGGCAGCCTGGAGGGTGACGAAGCTGTGGATTGGCTGACCGGGCAGGGCTTCGATCAGCCCGAGCGGGTCTTGTCGGTGTTGGCCGACATCCGCTCGCACCGGCAGGTGGTGGCCATGCAGGCCAGCAGCCGGGATCGCCTGGATGCCTTTATGCCCCGCTTGCTCGCCATGCTCGGCGAGGGCGAAGCGGTGGGCGATACCCTGGCGCGGATTCAGCCGCTGGTGGTGTCGATCGTGCGTCGAAGTGCCTATCTGGTGTTGCTGGTGGAGAACCCGGTGGCGTTGCAGCAACTGGTCCGGCTCTGTGCGGCGAGCCCCTGGATCGCCGATGAGCTGGCCCGCTTTCCGGCGCTGCTGGATGAGCTGCTCACCCCGGAGAGTCTCTACGCGCCGCCGGACAAAGACGAGCTGCGCGATGAGCTGCGCCGGGAGTTGTTGCGCACCGCCTGGGATGACCTTGAGGGGCATATGGAAGCGCTCCGCTATTTCCGTTCCGCCCACGCGTTGCGGGTGGCGGCCAGCGAGGTGACTGGGGCCCTGCCGCTGATGAAGGTCAGTGATTACCTGACCGATCTGGCCGAAGTGATTCTGGAGCACGTGCTGGAGTTGGCCTGGGAGCAGTTGATTCCGCGCCACGGTCGCCCGAGTAACGTCCGGGGTGAGCCGGAGCAACACCCCAACTTTGTGATCGTCGGCTACGGCAAGCTGGGCGGAATCGAGTTGGCCCACGGCTCGGATCTCGACCTGGTGTTTATTCACAACAGCGACCCGGAAGGCAAAACCGATGGCGAAAAACCGGTGGACAACAATGTGTTCTATACCCGCCTGGGTCAGCGGATCATCCACATCCTGAATACCCGGATGCCCTCGGGCACCCTGTATGAGGTGGACATGCGTCTGCGCCCCAACGGCGATGCGGGGATGTTGGTCACGTCCCTGCCGGCGTTTGAGAAGTATCAGCAGCAGGAAGCCTGGACCTGGGAACACCAGGCCTTGGTGCGGGCCCGGGTGGTGGCTGGGGATGCCGGGCTGGCCGAAGCCTTTGCGCAGGTCCGGCAACAGGTGTTGTGTCAGCCGCGGGATCTGGAGGCGCTGCGCGAGGAGGTCATCAAGATGCGCCAGAAAATGCGCGAACACCTGGGAACCCGCCCCAAGCCGGGCGCTCAGGGCGATGACGAAAAGATGCCTTTTCATCTCAAGCAGGATGCTGGAGGTATCGTCGATATTGAATTTATGGTTCAATATGCGGTTTTAGCCTGGGCCGAGAGTGAGCCTGGGCTCACCGAGTATACCGACAACATCCGCATACTCGGTGCGCTGGAACAATCCGGCCGGTTGGGCGCAGAAGCCGTCGCCCAGTTGATTGATGCCTACAAGGCCTATCGGTCCACCGGCCACCGCCTCGCGCTACAGCGCCAGGAGGCAGTCTTGGAGGATGGCGCGCCCTTTGCCGAGGAGCGGCGCCGAGTAACTGGCCTGTGGCGGCAACTGCTGGAATCCCATCTATGA
- a CDS encoding GspE/PulE family protein: MASVATAQHSLDLRRLVDDLVKDGRLGQEDANRLLGAVRTREQAMMHPLAYIASQGLDDITRPGKVLDGDTLTAWLAEKAELPVYHIDPLKIDVPRVTDVMSYAFAKRHGILCVEVTPETVVVACTQPFMTGWEPQLEHVARRNVKRVFANPADIDRHMVEFYTLARSVNRASGGPGASGVGNFEQLVDLGSFSEDPEANDQHVVKIVDWLLQYAYDQRASDIHIEPRREVGRVRFRIDGVLHPVYELPANVANAVTSRFKVLARMNIAEKRKPQDGRIKTRRSDDSEVELRLSTLPTAFGEKLVLRIFDPDVLLRSFADLGLVGEDYERWRGMLERPNGIVLVTGPTGSGKTTTLYSSLRQIATEEVNVSTIEDPIEMVEEHFNQTQVHHKIGLDFAAGIRTLMRQDPDIIMVGEIRDLETAQMAVQAALTGHLVLSTVHTNDAPATVARLLDLGIPPYLINATLLGVMAQRLVRTLCPHCKEEGEISSEDWQQLVTPWKVSVPQRIYRPVGCLECRNTGYLGRQGLYEILLLSESVKDRIGTETSLGELRKQAMREGMRTLRLSGAQKVAAGLTTVEEVMRVAPPPEKER, from the coding sequence ATGGCTTCAGTAGCCACTGCACAGCATAGCCTCGATTTACGCCGGCTGGTGGATGATCTGGTCAAAGATGGACGATTGGGGCAGGAGGACGCCAACCGCCTGCTTGGGGCGGTCCGGACCCGGGAGCAGGCGATGATGCACCCGCTGGCCTATATCGCGTCCCAGGGGCTGGACGATATCACCCGCCCGGGCAAGGTACTTGATGGTGATACGCTGACCGCCTGGCTGGCCGAGAAAGCCGAGCTGCCGGTCTATCACATTGACCCTCTCAAGATTGATGTGCCCAGGGTGACGGACGTGATGTCCTACGCCTTCGCCAAGCGCCACGGCATTCTCTGTGTTGAGGTGACTCCGGAAACCGTCGTGGTGGCCTGCACCCAGCCGTTCATGACTGGCTGGGAGCCCCAGTTGGAGCATGTGGCGCGGCGCAACGTGAAGCGGGTGTTCGCCAACCCGGCCGATATCGATCGGCACATGGTGGAATTCTACACCCTCGCGCGCTCGGTCAACCGGGCCAGCGGTGGCCCGGGCGCCAGCGGGGTCGGCAACTTTGAGCAACTGGTCGATTTGGGGAGCTTCAGCGAAGATCCGGAGGCCAATGACCAGCATGTGGTGAAGATCGTCGACTGGCTGCTGCAGTACGCCTATGACCAGCGTGCCAGTGACATTCATATCGAGCCTCGCCGCGAGGTGGGCCGGGTGCGGTTTCGCATCGACGGCGTGCTCCATCCGGTGTACGAATTGCCCGCCAATGTCGCCAATGCGGTGACCAGCCGGTTCAAGGTGCTGGCCCGGATGAACATTGCCGAGAAGCGCAAGCCCCAGGATGGCCGGATCAAAACCCGGCGCAGCGATGACAGCGAAGTGGAGCTGCGCTTGTCCACGCTGCCGACGGCTTTTGGCGAAAAGCTGGTGCTGCGGATTTTCGACCCGGACGTGCTGCTGCGCAGTTTTGCCGACCTGGGGCTGGTCGGGGAGGACTACGAGCGCTGGCGGGGCATGCTCGAGCGACCCAACGGGATTGTCCTGGTGACTGGTCCCACCGGTTCGGGTAAAACCACTACGCTCTATTCATCGTTGCGTCAGATCGCCACGGAGGAGGTGAACGTCAGCACCATCGAGGATCCCATCGAGATGGTGGAGGAGCATTTCAATCAGACCCAGGTGCATCACAAGATCGGGCTGGATTTTGCCGCCGGTATCCGCACCCTCATGCGCCAGGACCCGGATATCATCATGGTCGGGGAGATCCGCGACCTGGAGACGGCGCAGATGGCGGTGCAGGCGGCTCTGACCGGGCATCTGGTGTTGTCCACGGTACACACCAACGATGCGCCGGCGACGGTGGCCCGCCTGTTGGATCTGGGGATTCCCCCCTACCTGATCAATGCGACCCTGTTGGGTGTGATGGCGCAGCGTCTGGTGCGCACGCTGTGTCCGCATTGCAAGGAGGAGGGGGAGATCAGCTCCGAGGATTGGCAGCAGTTGGTGACGCCCTGGAAGGTGTCGGTGCCGCAGCGGATTTATCGGCCGGTGGGTTGTCTTGAGTGTCGCAATACGGGCTATCTGGGGCGTCAGGGGTTGTATGAGATTCTGCTGTTGTCGGAGTCGGTGAAGGATCGGATCGGGACTGAGACGAGTCTGGGGGAGTTGCGCAAGCAGGCGATGCGCGAGGGGATGCGCACCTTGCGGTTATCCGGCGCCCAGAAGGTCGCCGCGGGCCTGACCACCGTAGAAGAAGTCATGCGCGTCGCCCCACCCCCCGAAAAAGAACGCTAG
- a CDS encoding TIGR00153 family protein — protein MAINNPFSNLFGRSPIKPMQEHMAVAIRATGELQRFFECVIADDWEQVETVQQRIVELEREADALKKQLRLHLPKSLFLPVPRTDLLELLSMQDRIANRAKDIAGIMLGRKMTIPATMQDMTLEYVGAAVKAAEQALVAINELDELLETGFSGRELGIVEKMIQELDALERKTDQLEVQMRATLYSLEADLPPVDVMFLYKVIDWIGDLANRAQDVGGRLELLLAR, from the coding sequence ATGGCTATCAACAACCCTTTCTCGAACCTGTTCGGGCGTTCACCCATCAAGCCCATGCAGGAGCACATGGCCGTGGCCATTCGCGCCACTGGCGAGCTGCAGCGCTTCTTTGAGTGCGTGATCGCCGACGACTGGGAACAGGTCGAAACCGTTCAACAGCGTATTGTCGAGCTGGAGCGTGAGGCCGACGCCCTGAAAAAGCAGCTCCGGCTGCATCTGCCCAAGAGTCTTTTCCTGCCAGTCCCGCGCACCGACCTGCTGGAACTGCTGAGCATGCAGGACCGCATCGCCAACCGCGCCAAGGACATTGCCGGGATCATGCTCGGCCGCAAGATGACCATCCCCGCCACCATGCAGGATATGACCCTGGAGTACGTGGGCGCCGCAGTGAAAGCCGCCGAGCAGGCGCTGGTGGCCATCAACGAGCTGGACGAGCTGCTGGAAACCGGCTTCAGCGGCCGGGAGCTGGGCATTGTGGAAAAAATGATCCAGGAACTGGATGCTCTGGAACGCAAGACCGACCAGCTTGAAGTCCAGATGCGCGCCACCCTGTACAGCCTGGAGGCCGACCTGCCACCGGTGGACGTGATGTTTCTGTATAAGGTGATCGACTGGATCGGTGACCTCGCCAACCGCGCTCAGGATGTCGGCGGCCGTCTCGAACTGCTGCTCGCGCGTTAA
- a CDS encoding inorganic phosphate transporter, producing MTVIAEYGQTLLILACIFGVFMAWGVGANDVANAMGTSVGSRALTIKQAILVAMVFEFLGAYLAGGEVTSTIRKGIVDPVIMTENPDLLVFGMLSALLAAGTWLLIASILGWPVSTTHSIVGAIVGFAAVGISMEAVAWNKVGTIVASWVVSPVLAGTIAFWLFRSVQKLILNTEDPFSNAKRYIPLYMFAVGFLIAMVTLVKGLKHVLSDSAFQPSFFQSMLVSAVIGVLVAVLGIYMMRNIKKDNEADAVNRFTSVERVFGILMIFTACAMAFAHGSNDVANAVGPLAAVVSVVQTQSVSAQAVVPAWVLLIGAVGIVIGLATYGWKVIATIGKKITELTPSRGFAAELGAAGTVVLASGTGLPVSTTHTLVGAVLGVGLARGIGALNLRVIGTIFMSWVITLPAGAGLAILFFFFFKGVFG from the coding sequence ATGACCGTGATCGCAGAATACGGCCAGACGCTGCTCATCCTCGCCTGCATCTTTGGCGTCTTTATGGCCTGGGGGGTGGGCGCCAACGACGTCGCCAATGCCATGGGCACTTCGGTGGGCTCGCGAGCACTGACCATCAAACAGGCCATTCTGGTGGCCATGGTGTTCGAGTTCCTCGGCGCCTACCTCGCTGGTGGCGAAGTGACCTCCACCATCCGCAAAGGCATTGTCGACCCCGTCATCATGACGGAAAACCCGGATTTACTGGTGTTCGGGATGCTCTCCGCCCTGCTGGCCGCCGGTACCTGGCTGTTGATCGCCAGCATTCTGGGCTGGCCGGTCTCCACCACACACTCCATCGTTGGCGCTATTGTGGGTTTCGCCGCCGTGGGTATCTCCATGGAGGCCGTGGCCTGGAACAAGGTGGGCACCATCGTCGCCAGTTGGGTGGTCTCGCCGGTACTGGCGGGAACCATTGCGTTCTGGCTGTTCCGCTCGGTGCAGAAACTGATCCTCAACACCGAAGACCCGTTCAGCAACGCCAAACGCTACATTCCCCTCTACATGTTCGCCGTGGGCTTTCTGATTGCCATGGTGACTCTGGTAAAAGGCCTTAAGCACGTTCTGAGTGATTCAGCGTTTCAGCCCAGCTTTTTCCAGAGCATGCTGGTATCGGCCGTCATCGGTGTACTGGTCGCCGTGCTCGGCATTTACATGATGCGTAACATCAAGAAAGACAACGAAGCCGACGCCGTCAACCGCTTTACCAGCGTCGAACGGGTATTCGGCATTCTGATGATCTTTACCGCCTGTGCCATGGCCTTCGCCCACGGCTCCAACGATGTGGCCAACGCCGTTGGCCCGCTCGCTGCAGTGGTCAGCGTGGTGCAGACCCAGTCGGTCAGCGCACAGGCGGTGGTACCCGCCTGGGTTCTGTTGATTGGTGCGGTGGGTATTGTGATCGGCCTGGCCACCTATGGCTGGAAGGTGATTGCCACCATCGGCAAGAAAATCACCGAGCTGACCCCGAGCCGCGGCTTTGCCGCCGAGCTCGGCGCCGCCGGCACCGTGGTGCTCGCCTCGGGGACCGGCCTGCCGGTCTCCACCACCCACACATTGGTAGGCGCCGTCCTGGGAGTGGGCCTGGCGCGGGGTATTGGCGCCCTGAACCTTCGGGTGATCGGCACCATTTTCATGTCCTGGGTCATCACCCTACCCGCCGGGGCCGGCCTGGCCATTCTGTTTTTCTTCTTCTTCAAAGGCGTGTTTGGTTAA